One window of Gemmatimonadaceae bacterium genomic DNA carries:
- a CDS encoding response regulator has product MGLSPFALYSAVATQAAMALLLACALYVLGRYYPRPFLRFWAAAWLAEAAHLSFGMVALWLRAVDRASGGAVHALPWPDIVTWGAQTGGLLYGVLLVLGAISLLRGPTALGRRWTLVLPAAALVALVPAFALGGGSAAAQVSFRVFVRVGLMAGWKGVACVVSAALIWQARRAALTLGIRWVLGTLVALGVHSALVVFVVASPTPVSAGLVQAVPMVWALLMASLGIGTALAMLEDEQELVRRAAANQLESERMARASGASLVSALAAVPDLVSVIRADGRLSAWNPAFEAFVRRHGKDAPAIGMPVVDAMPGGATDDWPQRIAGLLAGEDQVFEASVELLDTAPEYFDVSARPIRDGAAVVGGVIVARDVTERRKLEQQLQQAQRLDTVGRLAGGIAHDFNNLLTAILSSASVARECLPPDHEVQADLADVQLAGERATQLTRQLLAFARRQPVSQQPIELNDRVSTMERMLSRLVGPDVALRVSLGENLWHVRADGPQLEQVLVNVTVNARDAMPSGGRLSIRTANRTLRDGAIVLPRPMPAGDYVEIVISDTGSGMDEETLAHVFEPFYTTKPVGQGTGLGLAMCYGIIRQHHGVIWIESAPARGTSVFILLPRYEGPLPARTERQPVITPAVVASGSETLLLVEDEPQVRAVAARALRAAGYRVLEATNGRDGLQVARRERDSIDLIVSDVVMPEMGGKEMVELARQYLPSAAVLFVSGYTAGSFPNASDDPSASVFLQKPFTPQELLAMVRQVLDRHTAAREASAAVAS; this is encoded by the coding sequence ATGGGCCTCTCTCCCTTCGCGCTGTACTCTGCCGTCGCGACACAGGCCGCGATGGCGCTGCTGCTCGCCTGCGCGCTGTATGTGCTCGGTCGATACTATCCGCGCCCGTTCCTGCGATTCTGGGCCGCGGCGTGGCTGGCCGAGGCCGCACACCTGTCGTTCGGCATGGTGGCGCTCTGGCTCCGTGCTGTCGACCGTGCCAGTGGCGGCGCGGTGCATGCCCTGCCGTGGCCGGACATCGTGACGTGGGGGGCACAGACGGGCGGGCTGCTGTACGGCGTGCTGCTGGTGCTGGGTGCGATCTCGCTGCTGCGCGGGCCCACGGCGCTCGGCCGCCGGTGGACGCTGGTCCTGCCGGCGGCGGCCCTCGTCGCCCTCGTACCCGCGTTCGCGCTCGGCGGCGGCTCGGCGGCAGCGCAGGTGTCGTTCCGCGTCTTCGTGCGTGTCGGCCTGATGGCAGGCTGGAAGGGCGTGGCCTGTGTCGTGTCGGCGGCCCTCATCTGGCAGGCGCGCCGCGCCGCGCTCACGCTCGGCATCCGCTGGGTGCTCGGCACACTCGTGGCACTCGGCGTCCACAGTGCCCTCGTCGTGTTCGTGGTCGCGAGCCCCACGCCCGTCAGTGCCGGCCTCGTGCAGGCCGTGCCCATGGTCTGGGCGCTCCTCATGGCGTCGCTGGGCATCGGGACGGCACTGGCGATGCTCGAGGACGAGCAGGAACTCGTGCGCCGTGCCGCCGCGAACCAGCTGGAGTCCGAGCGGATGGCGCGTGCCTCCGGGGCCAGCCTCGTCTCGGCGCTCGCCGCCGTGCCGGACCTCGTGTCCGTGATCCGCGCCGACGGTCGGCTCTCGGCGTGGAACCCTGCCTTCGAGGCCTTCGTGCGTCGCCACGGCAAGGACGCTCCGGCCATCGGCATGCCCGTGGTCGATGCCATGCCCGGTGGTGCCACCGACGACTGGCCGCAGCGCATCGCCGGGCTGCTCGCGGGCGAGGACCAGGTGTTCGAGGCCTCGGTCGAGCTGCTGGACACGGCGCCCGAGTATTTCGACGTCAGCGCGCGCCCCATCCGCGACGGCGCCGCCGTGGTCGGCGGCGTGATCGTCGCGCGCGACGTGACCGAGCGGCGGAAACTCGAGCAGCAGCTGCAGCAGGCCCAGCGCCTCGACACCGTGGGACGGCTCGCCGGCGGCATCGCACACGACTTCAACAACCTGCTCACCGCCATCCTCAGCAGCGCGTCGGTGGCGCGGGAGTGCCTGCCCCCCGACCACGAGGTGCAGGCCGACCTCGCCGACGTGCAGCTGGCCGGTGAACGCGCCACCCAGCTCACGCGCCAGCTCCTCGCCTTCGCGCGGCGCCAGCCCGTCTCGCAGCAGCCGATCGAGCTGAACGACCGCGTCTCGACGATGGAGCGCATGCTCTCCCGCCTCGTCGGCCCCGATGTCGCGCTGCGCGTCTCGCTCGGCGAGAACCTCTGGCATGTCCGTGCTGATGGCCCGCAGCTCGAGCAGGTGCTGGTGAACGTGACCGTCAACGCGCGCGACGCGATGCCCAGCGGCGGCCGCCTGTCGATCCGCACCGCGAACCGCACGCTCCGGGACGGCGCGATCGTGCTGCCGCGCCCCATGCCGGCGGGTGACTACGTCGAGATCGTGATCAGCGACACCGGCTCCGGCATGGACGAGGAGACCCTCGCGCATGTCTTCGAGCCGTTCTACACCACCAAGCCGGTGGGGCAGGGCACGGGGCTCGGGCTGGCGATGTGCTACGGCATCATCCGGCAGCATCACGGCGTGATCTGGATCGAGTCCGCACCGGCCCGCGGCACCTCCGTGTTCATCCTGCTGCCGCGCTACGAGGGGCCGCTTCCGGCGCGCACGGAACGGCAGCCTGTCATCACGCCGGCCGTGGTGGCCAGCGGGAGCGAGACGCTGCTGCTGGTGGAGGACGAGCCGCAGGTGCGTGCCGTCGCCGCGCGCGCACTGCGTGCCGCCGGCTACCGCGTGCTCGAAGCCACCAACGGACGTGACGGCCTGCAGGTGGCACGCCGGGAGCGTGACTCGATCGACCTGATCGTCTCCGACGTGGTCATGCCGGAGATGGGCGGGAAGGAGATGGTCGAACTGGCCCGGCAGTACCTGCCCTCCGCCGCCGTGCTCTTCGTTTCCGGCTACACCGCGGGCAGCTTTCCCAACGCGAGTGACGACCCCTCGGCCAGTGTCTTCCTGCAGAAACCATTCACACCGCAGGAACTGCTGGCGATGGTGCGTCAGGTTCTCGACCGGCACACGGCAGCCCGGGAGGCGAGCGCAGCGGTCGCCTCCTGA
- a CDS encoding phage holin family protein, translating into MTLLLRLLVTAAALWVATRFVPGISFTGDNYAALLGVALVFGTVNVIVRPILKLLSFPVVLLTLGLFLLVINGLMLLLTSFLSARLGFGFHVDGILPAIIGSLVVSVTAGIMHFVLGTNRDDDDD; encoded by the coding sequence GTGACGCTGCTGCTGCGCCTCCTCGTCACCGCCGCCGCCCTCTGGGTGGCCACGCGGTTCGTGCCCGGCATCTCCTTCACCGGCGACAACTACGCCGCGCTGCTCGGCGTGGCCCTCGTCTTCGGCACCGTGAACGTGATCGTACGGCCGATCCTCAAGCTCCTCTCGTTCCCGGTCGTGCTCCTGACGCTCGGCCTGTTCCTGCTGGTGATCAACGGGTTGATGCTGCTGCTCACCTCGTTCCTGTCGGCGCGCCTTGGCTTCGGGTTCCATGTCGACGGGATCCTGCCGGCCATCATCGGCTCGCTGGTGGTGAGCGTCACGGCCGGCATCATGCACTTCGTGCTGGGGACGAACCGGGACGACGACGACGACTGA
- a CDS encoding DUF4399 domain-containing protein, whose amino-acid sequence MRLSRLIAGLLILAAAPALRAQTAPAPEIGILLPANNARVTSPVTVRFRLANYGVAPAGTNMERTGHFHILIDREAGAPGTVIPADSLHVHYGKGQIEVSVPMTPGRHVLRAVLGDYQHKVIGPELVSAPVTVTVRAPR is encoded by the coding sequence ATGCGCCTGTCCAGACTCATCGCCGGCCTGCTGATCCTCGCAGCCGCTCCCGCGCTGCGTGCGCAGACCGCACCGGCGCCGGAGATCGGGATCCTCCTGCCGGCCAACAACGCCCGTGTCACCAGCCCGGTGACGGTCCGCTTCCGCCTCGCGAACTATGGCGTGGCTCCGGCCGGCACGAACATGGAGCGCACGGGGCACTTCCACATCCTCATCGACCGCGAGGCCGGCGCGCCGGGTACCGTGATCCCCGCCGACAGCCTGCATGTGCACTACGGCAAGGGACAGATCGAGGTGAGTGTGCCGATGACACCCGGCCGTCACGTGCTCCGCGCCGTGCTCGGCGACTACCAGCACAAGGTGATCGGCCCCGAGCTCGTCTCGGCGCCGGTGACCGTCACCGTCCGCGCCCCGCGCTGA
- a CDS encoding ATP-binding cassette domain-containing protein — MLAARDIAVTYAGGVRALDGVSLRVPRGEVTGLLGPNGAGKSTLLRVLATLQRPASGGVVVAGIDALAEPARARAHIGYLPQEFGFPPALTSAELLDHFALLKGFGDPSARREAVRGMLDRVNLTADRDRAVRALSGGMRQQLGIAVALIGAPDVLIVDEPTVALDPSERHRIHDLLIELAADRAVLLSTHLVADVEALCHTAVVLHAGRIVREGPPAQLAAALAGRIHRARLPRADGIAARATMRVIREFLVSGAMEVTVLADAPPDPRFTTAVPTLDDVFAEATAR; from the coding sequence ATGCTCGCCGCGCGGGACATCGCCGTCACGTACGCCGGCGGCGTGCGCGCGCTCGACGGCGTGAGCCTGCGCGTCCCCCGCGGCGAGGTGACGGGACTGCTCGGGCCCAACGGCGCCGGCAAGTCCACCCTGCTCCGCGTGCTCGCCACGCTGCAGCGCCCCGCGAGTGGTGGCGTCGTGGTGGCGGGGATCGACGCACTGGCCGAGCCGGCGCGCGCGCGGGCGCACATCGGCTATCTCCCGCAGGAGTTCGGATTCCCGCCGGCGCTCACCAGCGCCGAGCTGCTCGATCACTTCGCCCTGCTCAAGGGCTTCGGTGACCCGTCGGCGCGCCGCGAGGCGGTGCGCGGGATGCTGGACCGTGTCAACCTCACTGCCGACCGTGACCGTGCCGTACGCGCGCTCTCGGGCGGCATGCGGCAGCAGCTTGGCATCGCGGTGGCACTGATCGGGGCGCCCGACGTGCTGATCGTGGATGAACCGACCGTGGCGCTCGACCCGTCGGAACGGCACCGGATCCACGACCTGCTGATCGAGCTCGCCGCCGATCGGGCGGTGCTGCTGTCCACGCACCTGGTGGCCGACGTGGAGGCGCTCTGCCACACGGCGGTGGTGCTGCACGCGGGTCGCATCGTGCGGGAGGGGCCACCGGCGCAGCTCGCCGCGGCACTGGCGGGGCGCATCCATCGTGCGCGGTTGCCCCGGGCCGACGGCATCGCCGCCCGCGCCACCATGCGCGTGATCCGCGAGTTCCTGGTGAGTGGCGCGATGGAGGTGACCGTGCTGGCCGACGCGCCACCGGACCCACGCTTCACCA
- a CDS encoding DUF4286 family protein, translated as MMIIYEVTTDVQPDHIEAYERYMRERHIPDVMATGCFVSATLTHSIPGRYRVAYLARNMDVLDEYLGAHSEQFRDDFAAELGSNVRVSREVWAEMHRWTAGGDASP; from the coding sequence ATGATGATCATCTACGAAGTCACGACCGACGTGCAGCCGGACCACATCGAGGCCTACGAGCGCTACATGCGGGAACGCCACATTCCCGACGTGATGGCCACCGGCTGCTTCGTGAGCGCCACGCTCACGCACTCCATCCCCGGGCGCTACCGCGTGGCCTACCTGGCCAGGAACATGGACGTCCTCGACGAGTACCTCGGCGCGCATTCCGAGCAGTTCCGGGATGATTTCGCGGCGGAGCTTGGCAGCAACGTGCGCGTCTCGCGCGAGGTCTGGGCCGAGATGCACCGCTGGACTGCGGGCGGCGACGCCAGTCCCTGA
- a CDS encoding DUF3108 domain-containing protein: protein MPAPHPRSAPDQPASPPRASMLRAVAGTGLRLLAMLVVSVLVLPYVVVPAYDYHAPSPFQGATLFNPYAASSPQARWQRANFHAHSRAWGGLTSGRQAPDTVRAAYVARGYDVIGLSNYHTITRAVGDPAFLPVYEHGFSIRKTHQLIIGARAVVGLDFPLYQTSAAKQYLLTRLRDTAALTAVVHPYLRMGYDTTELARLSGFDLLEVRSHWNDASAWWDAVLTAGNPVWAIGDDDVHDVTRPQETGVVWTMVHAPTRSARDVIAALRAGRMYVVAGGVNGPPAPALAGVEVQGDTITTRFETPVDRIRVIADGGVVRADSDGTAAMRYVMRPGDHYARVVATRGEQALYLNPVIRAAGAAAPQPWTVPPVRPLAAITARAAAALAWTLAMVLLVPGVVRRLRARRTERLNPRSMPTLPRTAASLLALLTLTGAASAGAQSTAASALPFRNGEYHEYDLKFGVVQVGSGSLSVTGPDTLRGREVMKLRYEIRGGIPLFRVHDVMESWFDPAQMLSLRFTQDLNEGPKHYTRFFDFYPDEQVVLERGKPRAATVSAPLDDAAFIFYVRTLKLEVGQTLTFNRYFRPSANPVTIQVMRRESITVPAGTFNTIVVRPIIRTSGIFSEGGQAELWFSDDPAHTLIQMKAKLSFGSLSLYLRPSRNRR, encoded by the coding sequence ATGCCCGCGCCGCATCCCCGTTCCGCGCCGGACCAGCCGGCCTCACCGCCGCGCGCCAGCATGCTCCGCGCGGTGGCAGGCACCGGACTGCGGCTGCTCGCGATGCTGGTCGTCTCGGTGCTGGTGCTGCCGTACGTGGTGGTGCCTGCGTACGACTACCACGCGCCGTCACCGTTCCAGGGCGCGACGCTCTTCAACCCGTACGCAGCCAGCAGTCCCCAGGCCAGGTGGCAGCGGGCGAACTTCCACGCCCACTCGCGCGCGTGGGGTGGCCTCACGTCGGGGCGGCAGGCACCGGACACCGTCCGTGCCGCCTACGTCGCGCGTGGCTACGACGTGATCGGGCTCTCGAACTACCACACCATCACGCGGGCTGTCGGCGACCCGGCATTCCTGCCGGTGTACGAGCACGGCTTCAGCATCCGCAAGACACACCAGCTCATCATCGGCGCCCGCGCGGTGGTCGGCCTCGACTTCCCGCTCTACCAGACCAGCGCCGCCAAGCAGTACCTGCTGACGCGGCTCCGTGACACGGCTGCCCTGACGGCCGTGGTGCATCCCTACCTGCGCATGGGCTACGACACCACGGAACTGGCGCGGCTGTCCGGCTTCGACCTGCTCGAGGTGCGCAGCCACTGGAACGATGCCTCCGCGTGGTGGGATGCCGTGCTGACCGCCGGCAACCCGGTGTGGGCGATCGGCGACGACGACGTGCACGACGTGACGCGCCCGCAGGAGACCGGCGTGGTGTGGACGATGGTGCACGCGCCGACGCGCAGTGCGCGCGACGTGATCGCGGCGCTGCGTGCCGGTCGCATGTACGTCGTGGCCGGTGGCGTGAACGGTCCGCCGGCGCCGGCCCTCGCCGGCGTGGAGGTGCAGGGTGACACCATCACCACGCGCTTCGAGACGCCCGTGGACCGGATCCGCGTGATCGCCGACGGCGGCGTGGTGCGCGCCGACAGCGATGGCACGGCGGCGATGCGCTACGTGATGCGCCCGGGCGACCACTACGCGCGTGTCGTCGCGACGCGCGGCGAGCAGGCCCTCTACCTGAACCCCGTGATCCGTGCTGCCGGGGCAGCCGCGCCGCAGCCGTGGACCGTCCCCCCCGTCCGCCCGCTGGCGGCGATCACCGCGCGGGCCGCCGCAGCACTCGCCTGGACCCTGGCGATGGTGCTCCTCGTCCCGGGGGTCGTGCGCCGACTGCGCGCCCGCCGGACCGAACGTCTGAACCCACGATCCATGCCCACCCTCCCGCGCACGGCCGCGAGCCTGCTCGCGCTCCTCACCCTCACCGGTGCGGCCAGCGCCGGCGCACAGTCGACCGCCGCGTCCGCGCTGCCGTTCCGCAACGGCGAGTACCACGAGTACGACCTGAAGTTCGGGGTCGTGCAGGTGGGCAGCGGCTCGCTCTCGGTGACCGGACCCGACACGCTGCGCGGGCGCGAGGTGATGAAGCTGCGCTACGAGATCCGCGGCGGCATCCCGCTCTTCCGGGTGCATGACGTGATGGAGAGCTGGTTCGATCCCGCCCAGATGCTCAGCCTGCGCTTCACGCAGGACCTGAACGAGGGGCCGAAGCACTACACGCGGTTCTTCGACTTCTATCCCGACGAGCAGGTCGTGCTCGAGCGCGGCAAGCCGCGGGCCGCGACCGTGTCGGCACCACTCGACGACGCGGCGTTCATCTTCTACGTGCGCACGCTGAAGCTCGAGGTGGGGCAGACGCTCACGTTCAACCGGTACTTCCGGCCGAGCGCCAACCCGGTCACGATCCAGGTGATGCGTCGCGAGTCGATCACCGTGCCGGCGGGGACGTTCAACACCATCGTGGTGCGGCCGATCATCCGCACGTCGGGGATCTTCTCCGAGGGCGGGCAGGCCGAGCTCTGGTTCAGCGACGATCCCGCACACACGCTGATCCAGATGAAGGCGAAACTGTCGTTCGGGTCGCTCAGCCTCTACCTGCGGCCGTCGCGCAACCGGCGCTGA
- a CDS encoding alpha/beta fold hydrolase yields the protein MFRSFRRTALLLSLGNAVAVAQPVGANPWAQVGRQGDAWLRNVAFTAGGRLDSLRIHYTTLGTPRRGSDGTVRNAVLVLHGTGGSGRGFLSPTYAGGLFGPGQPLDSSRYYIVLPDGIGHGGSSKPSDGMRMRFPRYGYRDMVTAQQRLLTEALQVTHLRVIVGTSMGCMHAFTWGWMYPGFADALAPMACVPTQIAGRNRMLRTLAMDAIRQDPEWKGGEYTAPPRAGLRGAMEILWIMGTAPLLQQRQAPTRDAADSVIRAYIDGRLAATDANDFLYQFDASSDYDPSPHLATIRVPVLHINSEDDEVNPPELRMAERLDARMPQARFILLPVSERTRGHGTHSLPAIWGETLREFLGTLATP from the coding sequence GTGTTCCGTTCGTTTCGGCGTACCGCACTGTTGCTCTCCCTCGGCAACGCCGTTGCCGTCGCGCAGCCCGTCGGTGCCAATCCCTGGGCGCAGGTCGGGCGCCAGGGCGATGCCTGGCTCCGCAACGTCGCCTTCACCGCCGGCGGCCGGCTGGATTCGCTGCGCATCCACTACACCACGCTCGGCACGCCGCGGCGCGGGAGTGACGGCACGGTCCGCAATGCGGTGCTCGTGCTGCACGGCACCGGTGGCTCGGGGCGCGGGTTCCTCTCCCCCACCTACGCCGGTGGGCTCTTCGGGCCCGGCCAGCCCCTCGACTCCTCGCGCTACTACATCGTGCTCCCCGACGGCATCGGGCACGGCGGCTCGTCGAAGCCCAGCGACGGGATGCGCATGCGCTTCCCGCGGTACGGGTACCGTGACATGGTCACGGCCCAGCAGCGGCTGCTCACCGAGGCGCTCCAGGTCACGCACCTGCGCGTCATCGTCGGCACGTCGATGGGGTGCATGCACGCCTTCACCTGGGGCTGGATGTATCCCGGCTTCGCCGACGCGCTGGCGCCGATGGCGTGCGTGCCGACGCAGATCGCCGGCCGCAACCGCATGCTGCGCACCCTGGCGATGGATGCCATCCGGCAGGACCCGGAGTGGAAGGGCGGCGAGTACACGGCGCCGCCGCGCGCGGGACTTCGCGGGGCGATGGAGATCCTCTGGATCATGGGCACGGCGCCGCTCCTGCAGCAGCGTCAGGCCCCCACCCGCGATGCCGCCGACAGCGTGATCCGCGCCTACATCGACGGCCGCCTCGCCGCCACCGATGCCAACGACTTCCTCTACCAGTTCGACGCCAGCAGCGACTATGACCCGTCGCCGCACCTGGCCACCATCCGGGTACCGGTGCTGCACATCAATTCCGAGGACGACGAGGTGAACCCGCCGGAGCTGCGGATGGCGGAACGGCTGGATGCACGCATGCCGCAGGCGCGCTTCATCCTGCTGCCAGTATCGGAACGCACCCGCGGGCATGGCACGCACTCGCTGCCCGCCATCTGGGGCGAGACGCTGCGCGAGTTCCTGGGCACGCTCGCCACGCCGTGA
- a CDS encoding glycosyltransferase family 39 protein, whose protein sequence is MPLPHPDPRARDITHRRALTVLGAATALRLLTAALLPLGVDESYEAVIARTLSASYFDHPPAVFWITHAAAAIGGESPFVLRLPFVLLFVATSWLLYRLGARLFGERAGLWTLAVAQVMPVFGFSSGGWVLPDGPLLCATAAAALAFAHAVPVSAGNGREPARHGPWTAWLALGIALGAAGLSKYHAALLGAGLLAFVATDARARRWLRHPAPYVAIGIALACVIPVFTWNAQHDWISFRFQSGRAAGRTTPVVSLLQNLAGQAGYLMPWFWVPTIAVLAKALRAGPASRTTWLCVCLGFPPVLVFTLAALGGHPGLPHWPAPGYLLLLPLLGAAIARWEERAPALARRWMMRAAAVYVTLVTIVVSHAATGWVASLVPSLHRRDPAFELLTYRALKDSLERDGTLQRASYVAVTDWIRGSKVGYALGPAHPIVLLNQDTRHFRFAGGLDTLPGRRGLMLMAVPKGFSTVEMWDRAYPLVSMFDTLRFVRMLPVLRGRDTAVTMAVFETSNLRRTWPVPPAR, encoded by the coding sequence ATGCCCCTGCCGCACCCGGACCCGCGCGCCCGCGACATCACACACCGCCGCGCCCTCACCGTCCTCGGCGCCGCCACCGCCCTCCGCCTCCTCACCGCCGCGCTCCTCCCCCTCGGCGTGGACGAGTCGTACGAGGCCGTCATCGCCCGCACGCTCTCGGCCAGCTACTTCGACCACCCGCCAGCGGTCTTCTGGATCACCCACGCCGCCGCCGCGATCGGCGGCGAATCGCCGTTCGTGCTCCGCCTGCCGTTCGTGCTGCTCTTCGTCGCCACGTCGTGGCTGCTCTACCGGCTCGGCGCGCGGCTCTTCGGCGAACGTGCCGGGCTCTGGACCCTGGCCGTCGCGCAGGTCATGCCCGTCTTCGGCTTCAGCAGCGGCGGCTGGGTGCTGCCGGACGGCCCGCTGCTCTGCGCCACGGCGGCCGCGGCGCTCGCCTTCGCGCACGCCGTGCCGGTGTCCGCCGGCAACGGGCGCGAACCCGCCCGCCACGGGCCGTGGACGGCCTGGCTGGCACTCGGCATCGCCCTCGGTGCCGCGGGGCTGTCCAAGTACCACGCCGCACTTCTCGGCGCCGGCCTGCTGGCCTTCGTCGCCACCGACGCGCGCGCACGACGCTGGCTGCGGCACCCCGCGCCGTACGTGGCGATCGGGATCGCGCTGGCCTGCGTGATCCCGGTGTTCACCTGGAACGCGCAGCACGACTGGATCTCGTTCCGGTTCCAGTCGGGCCGCGCCGCTGGCCGCACCACCCCCGTCGTGTCGCTGCTGCAGAACCTCGCCGGCCAGGCGGGCTACCTGATGCCGTGGTTCTGGGTGCCGACCATCGCGGTGCTGGCGAAGGCGCTGCGCGCCGGGCCCGCGAGCCGCACCACCTGGCTCTGCGTGTGCCTCGGATTCCCCCCTGTGCTGGTCTTCACGCTCGCCGCGCTCGGTGGCCACCCCGGGCTGCCGCACTGGCCCGCCCCCGGCTACCTGCTGCTGCTGCCGCTGCTCGGCGCCGCCATCGCTCGCTGGGAGGAGCGCGCGCCCGCCCTGGCACGTCGCTGGATGATGCGCGCGGCGGCGGTCTACGTCACGCTGGTCACGATCGTCGTCTCGCACGCCGCGACGGGCTGGGTCGCGAGCCTGGTGCCGTCGCTGCACCGGCGTGACCCGGCGTTCGAGCTCCTCACCTATCGCGCGCTGAAGGACTCGCTGGAGCGGGACGGCACGCTCCAGCGCGCCTCGTACGTCGCCGTGACCGACTGGATCCGCGGGTCGAAGGTGGGCTACGCACTCGGGCCGGCGCACCCCATCGTGCTGCTCAACCAGGACACGCGGCACTTCCGCTTCGCCGGTGGCCTCGACACGCTGCCCGGCCGCCGCGGCCTGATGCTGATGGCAGTGCCGAAGGGGTTCTCCACCGTCGAGATGTGGGACCGCGCCTACCCCCTGGTGTCGATGTTCGACACGCTGCGCTTCGTCCGCATGCTGCCGGTACTCCGCGGTCGCGACACGGCCGTCACGATGGCGGTGTTCGAGACCAGCAACCTGCGTCGCACCTGGCCCGTGCCGCCGGCGCGCTGA
- a CDS encoding DUF853 family protein, which translates to MNDALIAAAKSAFPTDVPGITLGAVVHEGAIDPQPLVRLPLSMMTRHGLIAGATGTGKTKTLQLMAEQLSALGVPVFLADVKGDVAGIAVAGTPHPKIDERAAATGHAWTATGFPVELLSLTGTTGGQLRATVSSFGPLLMSKVLGLNETQSSVLSLVFKYCDDKGLLLLDLSDLREVLQYLTEDGAADLKDYGNMSKATVGVLLRNIIGLEQQGADRFFGEPAFDLDDLFSVERDGRGLVSVLALSDVQDKPALFSTFMLWMLAELYATLPEVGEVAKPKLVFFLDEAHLLFDDASEAMRDEIEKVTRLIRSKGVGVFFITQHPRDIPVSVLGQLGSRVQHALRAFTPDDEKQLRATARTIPKTEFYDIEATLTSLATGQAIVSTLTVSGTPTLPFACHMVPPASRMGPLTPEEVAPRLLTPQAKKYATAVDRESAREVLEARHAASEKVEAEEAAAAEAARPTRAAGAREEPGALGSFLKSPVGRSIAVAVAGTLTRTLLGALTGKRRR; encoded by the coding sequence ATGAACGACGCCCTGATCGCCGCCGCCAAGTCCGCCTTCCCGACCGACGTGCCGGGCATCACGCTCGGCGCCGTGGTGCACGAGGGTGCCATCGACCCGCAGCCGCTGGTGCGCCTGCCGCTCTCCATGATGACGCGGCACGGCCTGATCGCCGGCGCGACCGGCACCGGCAAGACCAAGACGCTGCAGCTCATGGCCGAGCAGCTCTCGGCGTTGGGGGTACCGGTGTTCCTGGCGGACGTGAAGGGCGACGTCGCCGGCATCGCGGTCGCGGGCACGCCGCACCCGAAGATCGATGAGCGCGCCGCGGCGACAGGCCACGCGTGGACGGCGACCGGCTTTCCCGTCGAGCTGCTGTCGCTCACCGGCACCACCGGCGGCCAGCTCCGCGCCACGGTCTCGAGCTTCGGACCGCTGCTGATGTCGAAGGTGCTGGGCCTCAACGAGACGCAGTCCAGCGTGCTCTCGCTCGTGTTCAAGTATTGCGACGACAAGGGCCTGCTGCTGCTCGACCTGAGTGACCTGCGTGAGGTGCTGCAGTACCTCACCGAGGATGGCGCGGCCGACCTGAAGGACTACGGCAACATGTCGAAGGCGACCGTCGGCGTGCTGCTCCGCAACATCATCGGGCTCGAGCAGCAGGGTGCCGACCGGTTCTTCGGTGAGCCGGCCTTCGACCTCGATGACCTCTTCTCCGTCGAGCGCGATGGCCGCGGGCTGGTCTCGGTGCTCGCGCTGAGTGACGTCCAGGACAAGCCGGCGCTCTTCTCCACGTTCATGCTCTGGATGCTCGCCGAGTTGTACGCGACGCTGCCCGAGGTGGGCGAGGTGGCCAAGCCGAAGCTGGTCTTCTTCCTCGACGAGGCACACCTGCTCTTCGACGACGCCAGCGAGGCGATGCGCGACGAGATCGAGAAGGTCACGCGCCTGATCCGCTCCAAGGGCGTGGGCGTGTTCTTCATCACCCAGCACCCGCGCGACATCCCGGTCTCGGTGCTGGGGCAGCTCGGCAGCCGGGTGCAGCACGCCCTCCGCGCGTTCACGCCCGACGACGAGAAGCAGCTCCGTGCCACCGCGCGCACGATCCCGAAGACGGAGTTCTACGACATCGAGGCCACGCTCACCTCACTGGCCACGGGCCAGGCGATCGTCTCGACCCTCACGGTGAGCGGCACGCCCACGCTGCCGTTCGCCTGCCACATGGTGCCACCGGCCTCGCGCATGGGCCCCCTCACGCCGGAGGAAGTGGCGCCGCGGCTGCTCACGCCGCAGGCGAAGAAGTACGCCACGGCAGTGGACCGGGAATCGGCGCGCGAGGTGCTCGAGGCACGGCATGCCGCGAGCGAGAAGGTCGAGGCCGAGGAGGCCGCCGCGGCGGAGGCGGCACGCCCCACGCGCGCCGCCGGTGCGCGCGAGGAGCCGGGGGCGCTGGGGTCGTTCCTCAAGTCCCCCGTGGGTCGCTCGATCGCCGTTGCCGTCGCCGGCACGCTCACCCGCACGCTGCTCGGCGCGCTCACCGGCAAGCGTCGCCGCTGA